A region from the Mangifera indica cultivar Alphonso unplaced genomic scaffold, CATAS_Mindica_2.1 Un_0088, whole genome shotgun sequence genome encodes:
- the LOC123207582 gene encoding probable inactive receptor kinase At5g67200, giving the protein MTTKTTSFLALPLLLLFLSVATRSSAQYPPLTNSLLPSDAVSLLSFKSQADSDNKLLYALNERFDYCQWQGVKCAQGRVVRFVLPGYGLRGIFPPNTLTRLDQLRVLSLPNNSLTGPVPDLSPLVNLKSLFLSHNFFSGTFPISIISLHRLTALDLSYNNLAGLIPVNLTGLDRLYSLKLEWNRFNGTVPRLNQSSLALFNVSGNNLTGPIPVTAALSRFGASAFSLNPNLCGEIINKPCSSRPPFFDSPNSASPPAPHGRSEQSQGLEVLTPPSSPTHHKKTGLIIGFSIGFILLFSSLLCVFLMVRRKGRRGKNTKETETQSFHTRNTYHEPETTSRVTVEENKFQVETKANKIKVEEIPISQRVKKSGSLVFCAGESELYTLEQLMRASAELLGRGTVGTTYKAVLDNQLIVTVKRLDATKTAITTAEAFEQHMDVVGELRHPNLVPIRAYFQAKGERLLIYDYQPNGSLFNLIHGSRSTRAKPLHWTSCLKIAEDVAQGLVYIHQVSRLVHGNLKSSNVLLGADFEACLTDYCISILADSSSVEDPDAAAYKAPETRKSTRRATPKSDVYAFGVLLLELLTGKHPSQHPFLAPPDMLHWVRTTRDDDGGYGNQLGILTEVASVCSLTSPEQRPAMWQVFKMIQELKESVMAEDNATFGKC; this is encoded by the exons ATGACAACCAAAACGACATCGTTCCTCGCTCTCCCTCTTCTCCTCCTTTTCCTTTCTGTTGCTACCAGAAGCTCTGCTCAATATCCGCCATTAACGAACTCACTTCTCCCGTCCGACGCCGTTTCGTTGCTTTCCTTTAAATCTCAGGCGGATTCAGATAACAAGTTACTCTACGCGCTTAATGAGCGTTTCGATTACTGCCAGTGGCAAGGCGTAAAATGCGCTCAAGGCCGGGTTGTTCGCTTCGTTCTTCCCGGTTATGGTCTACGAGGTATTTTCCCTCCCAACACCTTAACTCGCCTCGACCAGCTCCGAGTCTTGAGTCTACCCAACAACTCCCTCACCGGTCCAGTTCCCGATTTATCTCCACTTGTTAACCTGAAGTCTCTCTTTCTAAGTCACAACTTCTTCTCCGGAACCTTTCCGATTTCCATTATTTCGCTCCATAGACTAACTGCTCTTGATCTGTCTTATAATAACCTAGCGGGTTTAATTCCGGTTAATTTGACCGGTTTAGACAGATTATACTCTCTCAAGCTTGAGTGGAACCGGTTTAACGGAACGGTTCCACGTTTGAACCAATCATCTCTTGCACTGTTCAATGTTTCCGGTAATAATCTCACCGGACCGATACCGGTGACGGCTGCTTTGTCTCGGTTCGGCGCGTCGGCGTTCTCATTGAATCCGAATCTTTGTGGTGAGATTATCAACAAACCGTGCAGTTCTCGCCCACCGTTCTTCGACTCACCGAATTCCGCTTCCCCACCGGCACCGCACGGACGAAGCGAGCAATCACAGGGATTAGAAGTTTTGACTCCGCCATCATCGCCGACACATCACAAGAAAACAGGTTTAATTATCGGGTTCAGCATTGGTTTCATCTTGTTATTTTCATCcctgttatgtgttttcttaaTGGTTAGAAGAAAAGGCAGGAGGGggaaaaacacaaaagaaacCGAAACGCAGTCGTTTCACACCAGGAATACTTACCATGAACCAGAAACGACTTCAAGAGTAACTGTTGAAGAAAACAAGTTCCAAGTAGAAACAAAAGCAAACAAAATCAAAGTTGAAGAAATTCCAATATCACAGAGAGTGAAAAAGAGCGGGAGTTTAGTGTTTTGCGCAGGTGAATCTGAGCTTTACACTTTAGAGCAACTAATGAGAGCTTCAGCTGAGTTGCTAGGCAGAGGAACCGTCGGGACAACGTACAAAGCTGTTCTTGACAACCAGCTGATCGTCACAGTTAAAAGACTTGATGCAACAAAGACCGCCATTACAACCGCCGAAGCTTTCGAGCAACATATGGATGTTGTTGGTGAGCTTAGGCACCCCAATTTAGTACCCATTAGAGCTTATTTTCAAGCCAAAGGAGAGAGGCTTCTTATCTATGATTATCAACCAAATGGTAGTCTCTTCAATCTCATTCACG GCTCAAGATCAACGAGGGCAAAGCCTCTTCATTGGACATCTTGCTTAAAGATAGCAGAAGATGTGGCACAGGGCCTTGTTTATATCCACCAAGTATCTAGGCTAGTTCATGGCAACTTGAAATCCTCCAATGTCCTCCTTGGAGCTGACTTTGAGGCTTGCCTCACAGACTATTGCATCTCCATCCTTGCCGACTCTTCTTCTGTAGAAGATCCTGATGCTGCAGCCTATAAAGCCCCTGAGACTCGCAAATCCACCCGCCGCGCCACTCCCAAGTCGGATGTCTACGCTTTTGGAGTCCTCTTACTGGAGCTTTTGACCGGCAAACACCCGTCACAACATCCTTTCCTTGCACCCCCTGATATGCTTCACTGGGTCAGAACAACGAGGGATGATGATGGTGGATATGGTAACCAACTTGGAATACTGACAGAGGTTGCCAGCGTTTGTAGCCTGACATCACCGGAACAAAGACCAGCAATGTGGCAAGTGTTTAAGATGATACAGGAGTTAAAGGAGAGTGTAATGGCTGAGGACAATGCAACTTTTGGCAAGTGTTGA